The following DNA comes from Mycolicibacterium lutetiense.
ATCCTGCGCAGCGGGCTGGTCTCGCTCACCCCGCTACTACCCCCACTTCTCATCGGCGAGCGGAGCGTCGTTGAGTCGATCGCGTCGGGTTCGCCAGTCGGGCATCGCCTCATCCATGAGCTTCGTGAATTGGTTGCCATGGTTGCGCTCGAAGTAATGCATCATCTCGTGAACGACGATGTACTCCAAGCAGTCCGGATGCTTCTTGGCGAGCTCGACGTTGAACGTCAGCCGCCGGGTTTCGCGATTGCAGGTTCCCCATTTGGTTCGCATGCGACGGATAATCCAGTCCGGTACCTGCGTGGCGAGCTTCGACTCCCAGGTCGAGATCAAAGCTGGGATCGCCGCGCGCAACTGCATCCGGTACCAGGTGTCGAGCACGGTGCGGCGCTGCTCGGCGTTACGGTCAGACGGCACATACAGGATCAGTCGATCACCATCGATCTCCACGAGGGCACGGCCCGGCCGCTCAACGACCGTGAGCCGGCGGCGCACACCCCACACGTAGTGGGATTCTCCCGTAACCATTTCGCGCTCTGACTGCCGGTCGGTCGAACGGAGCTGCGCACGTTGACGCTTGATCCACGGCAGCCGTTGGATGACAGCGAGACGCACCTGGTCGTCATCGAGCCGCCGCGGCGCGGCCACACGCACGCGGCCCGTCGGTGGGTAGACACCGATGTGCAGGTTCTTGATGTCCTTGTAGACGACGTCGATGTCGATGCCGCGGACGGTGAGGTAGGCGCTAGCGGTATTCATTGCGTGCCTTCACCAGTTCAAACAGTTCATCGAGCCGGTCAAAATCGTCAGGAAGTGTGCGGCTGATCGCTCTCTTGACGACCTTCTCCTTCATCGTGTTGCCAACCCAGTCATGCGGCTTGCTCGTCAGGATCGCGGTGTCGACCCGGATGGGCATCGTAGGGTCGGGCCATCCGAAGTCGATCAGAGCGCGGCGTGCGCCGTTGTCGGCCCAGTCTGGGTATTTGGTATCGGATTCCTTACTGCCGAGCTTCTTGGCGGCGTCGAGCAACTTGGCCAGGAACTCCCGGTAGTCAATGGCCTGCTGGCGGCGCTGTTCAATAATGGCGTCGAGCAGCTCACTCATCTTGTCGTAGTACTTCGGGTTCATCGCGTGCTCGTCGATGATCACCTTGCGCATGTTGTTGGTGATCGTCTCGGCGACCGCCTCGGGGTCCTTCTTGATCCCGGTCGGTAGCTTGTCGATTGCCCCCGCACCGAGCTTCACGATCAGATCGATCAGGCCCGAGTCCTCGAAATTGGAGACGACTTCGGAGGCGCCGGCGTGGATGTAGGTGTCGAGCAGGAACCGCATCCCTGCCTCGTACTGCTTGAAATCGACGTCCTCGCCCGCACCGAGCTTCACCTCAGCGCGCACGTTGACGTAGTGCGCGATCTCGGATTTGATCGCCTCGGCCTCGGCCGCGCTGTACCCGGCGGTGGTCATGTCGTTGGCGAGGTTGGCGTAGGCGCGGGTGACGGCGGCAACAGCTTTGTACAGTTCAACGCGCTTGGGTTCGTTGGCCTTGAGCTGAATGGCGTTGCCCTGCTCCAGGGCGCAGAAGTACTGCTGGTAAAGCAGCGTGCTCTTAGGCTGCGCAACGGGTTCGACCAGGGCGCGGATACGTTCAAGGGCTTCGTCAAGGTCGTCGCGGGCCTTCTCAATGCGATCGGAGAGCAGTCCCTCGATGTCTTTCTTCTCGTAGCCGTCCAGTGCACCGGAGGTGTAGTCGGTGATCGCGTCTTCGAGCGAGTTGAACAGGTCCTGGTAGTCGACGATGTAGCCGTAGTCTTTGTCGTCGCCGTCGAGGCGGTTGACGCGGCAGATGGCTTGGAAGAGGCCGTGGTCGCGCATCTTCTTGTCGATGTAGAGGTAGGTGGCGCTGGGTGCGTCGAAGCCGGTGAGCAGTTTGTCGACCACGATCAGCAGCCGCATCTGGCCGGGGTTCTCGATGAACTGGCGCTTGACGGCCTTCTCGAACTCTTCGACCTTGCCCATCGCGGTGTCTTCGGGCTCGTCGAAGTAGTCGGCCAGCATCTTGCGGTAGATGTCGTACTGGCGGATCTTCTCGGTCTTGCCTTCGCCGGAGTCTTCTTTGGCTATGTCGCTGGCGTTGGGGGTGTAGCTGGTGACGATGGCGCACTTGCCCTTGAAGCCGGCGTTGCAGAACAGCTCGTAGAACTTGCAGGCCTGGTAGATGGATGAACCGACGAGCATGGCGTTGCCGTGCCCATCCATCAGGCGGGGCTTGGTCTCCATGTCGAGCAGGATGTCGTTGACGATCTGCTTGGCGCGTGGCTCACTGGAGACGACCTTTTGCATGGTGCCCCAACGCTTTTTGAGCTCAGCCTTGGATAGATCGGTCATGCCTTTGGTCTTGACCTCGAACCACTTGTCGACCTGATGAGGCGACATCAGATCCTGGTCGATGTTGCGGGCCTCGTATTGCAGGTCGAGCACGACGCCGTCGGTGACGGCTTCGTCGAATTTGTAGGTGTGGATGAACGTGCCGAAGGTCTCGATGCTGGTGGCCTTATCGGCCTTGAGCAGCGGGGTGCCGGTGAAGCCGATGAACATTGCCTCGGGCAGCAGTGCGTTCATGGCGGTGTGCATCTTGCCAGACTGGGTGCGGTGGGCTTCGTCGACGAAGACGAAGATGTTGCCTTTGGCTTTGAAATCCTGCGGGACGGTTGCCTGCAGCTCTTTGATGAACTCGGCGGTCGCCGCGTCGTCCTCGTTGTCGTTGTCGGCGGCGCGGAACTTGTGCACGAGCGAGCAGATCAGCCACTCCTCGCTGGCGTTGAGTGTGCTGATCAGGTCGGCGCCGCTCGTGGTGCGGTAGATCTGCTCGTTGACACCGTTGAAGACCTTCTCGATCTGGTCGTCGAGTTCGGTGCGGTCGGTGATCAGCAGCACCCGCGCATCCGGTTCGTTCTCGCGAATCCACTTGGCCAGCCACACCATCGTCAAGCTCTTGCCCGAACCCTGGGTGTGCCAGATGATGCCACCCTCGCGTTTCGAGATGCGGCCTTGGGCGGCTTTGACGCCGAAGTATTGGTTGTGGCGCGGACCCTTCTTGATGCCCGCATCGAAGACGATGAAGTTATGGATCAACTCCAGCAGACTGTACTTGTTGCACATTTGAAGCAGTGCCCGGTCGAGTGGGTCACCGACATCGGACGGCTCTTTCCACTCCAGCCAGTACTTCTCCTGCGTGTCGATGACGCCGTAGCGCAACCCTTCGACGTCGTTGCCGGCGAAGACGAACTGCACCGTCGAAAAGAACGACCGGATGAACTCCGGCTTCTGGTTACCGATCGTCTGCCGGATACCCTCGGACACAGCGACTTTGGAACGCTTGAGTTCCAGCGTGGCGAGCGCCAGGCCGTTGACGTACAGCACCACGTCGGGGCGCTTGGTGTGGTGGCCGGCGACGGTGACTTCCTCCACGACAACGAAGTGGTTGGCGTCGGGGTTCTTCCAGTCGATCAGCCAGACCGTCTCGGCCTGCTCGCCCACGCCAGGCTTGACCTTCACGCCGTAGCGCAGCAGCCTGTAGACGTCCCTGTTCGCTTCATACAGGTCGTGACCGGCGCCGACCGAGGCAGCTTTGCCGAGCTGGTCGAGCGCACGGTTGATCAGGTTATCGTCGTAGCCGCGCGCCGTGAGGTTTTGGGTGAGCAGATCGGTTTCAACGTTTGTGTTGTGCTCGCGGTGCCCCCAATTGCCGAGATACTCGTAACCGAGCTGGTCGCGAAACAGCGCGACGACGCGGTTCTGGGTCCTGCGTTCAGGCTGGCCGACGTCACTCACGAACCGGCCCCCCGGCTCATCGCCTCGTCCACACCTTCGGTCTCCCACTGCCCATACCGAGTAGATGTGCCCTGGATGATCCACTTCGTGCGGCCGTTCGAAGCGCGGCCCGCCACCACCGCTGCGGCAGCGCTCGGACTAGCGAAGACATGGTTGCGGGTAAAGCGCATGTTCGCGCCGTCAGGCGCCGGTTCCAGAGTGCCGTCCTGCTCCAGTTTTTCGCGCAGCCGCCGGTAATTGTGGGTGGCCACACCAGTCCAGGAAGCCCGCGCCTCAGACCGCTCGAACACGGTGAACTCACCGTCGATCACCTGTGCAGTGGCGGTCACACCCACCTTGGGTAGAGCCATGGTGAACAGCGGTGAGTTGGTGCGTCCATTTGCCGGATCGGTGGTGGATACAGCGGGAGCCGTTCGTGGTGACCGCAGAATATTCACCCCGAGCACCGGCAGCACGATCTTGGCTTGTTCGATGAAGTACTCCATGTCCGACACGTCCGCCTCCGGCAGGGTGATCGGTGGAGGTGTGGTGCCGTTGGTGAGCTTCGCCCGACTGGCCTGCAAGGCAAGGGTTATCAGCCGACTTTCCAGGTAGCGGGCGTGTGCCTTCGTCAGGTTGGTGTCTTTGCTCGTCAGCATGATGGCTCGATCCCAGAAGTCTTTGCCGTTCTGGTCTTCCGAGCGGGCGTGCTGATACAGCCGCTTGCTGACGTCGTCACCTTCGCCGATATAGGCCTTCTGCCCGCCAAGGCTGTCCGGATCATCACCGAGCAGGATGTAGATACCGGTGCGCGTCGCCTCCGGACGCTGCAACAGTGCCGCCAAGTCCGAACGCGGCGCCGCCACAACGTGACCGGTCCAGTTCATGATCTCAGCCGTGAGTAGGCCACCTGGTGTGCCGTCAGCCAGGAACAGGCGAACGGACTTGCCAGCGCTCATGACGTAGCCTCCACAAGTAGGCGCGTGCGCCCTGTTAGCAGCTGCTGCATCATGCCGGCCTTGATGTCGCGCATCTTGTCGAGACGCACGTGAAGCGCGGCGAGTTGTTCGTCCACATCCCAGAGCGCCTCTCCGATGCTGTGTTGCTCGGCTGGCTCCGGTACGCGAACACGACCACCTCTGATAACGCGTGAGTCAATACTGGGAAATGTTGATCCCGATTGGAGCTTCAGCAGTTCCGTGACGACTGCATCCAGCGCATAGCGGATGTAATTCTGATCGTTTCTGCCCTTCGCGCGGACTGCCGCTATTCCTCGGCCGATGCAGTACGGCCGGTCGGCGGTGTTCATGCGTCCGGTTGAACTCCCGCGGACGCAGATCAGAATGTCTTCGGGTTCGCAGAATCTAACCGGATCAGTGGTCCACTGTTTAACAGTTGGATGCCGATCCGTGAATTCAGTGGGGCCGTTGATGAGCGGCACACCAGCTCCATCACGGTTGTAGGAGGCTCCTGCCGGTGACTGCCCCATTATGACGTCAGCTATGTCGCCGAGAACACCGCTCCGCAGTGGCCCGTTGAAGCCCGGCAGGCGGGTGCGACCGGTCAAGAGCTGCTGCATCATGCCCTGCTTGATCGCCTGCTTCTTGGCGATGAGGCGTTCGAGGGCTGCGATCAGATCATCGGCTTCTTGGAGCGCATCACCAATCCGACGCTGTTCCGTTTCTAAAGGCAACGGCAGCGGCATCAGAACGAACTTCTCGCGCGGAAGGTGCGCGATGCTTGTCTGAGTCACAAAATCAGAAAAGGCGCCAATTGACGACCAGTACTCCAGAAAGGCCAGCATCAGACGCGCGTCGTAGCCTCTCTTCGCGCGCAGCCGATGAAGCGCCTTTTGGTAGTAGCACTCGGGCAGCTCGTTTCGCCAGATCGCCCCTCGCCCAACGTCGCCACCTTCACATACCAGGAGGTCACCGTCTCGCAAGCGATAGCGCTGAAGGTCCGAACGAGTCATGGGAACAATGCCACCGACTGAAACATCGATCCGTCCCCACTGAACCGCGCGATTTCCAAGATATGGTTTCGGAACGCCAACATTCTTGGCTGCGTCAAGCATCTTCCCAAGCTGAACGTCGAATTGTTCGCCTACTGTTGACGTAGCCCACGCCCCGGTCACGACACAACTCCCATGTCGGCAAGATGGCCTGCGATCCTGGCTTCGAGCTTGTCGAGT
Coding sequences within:
- a CDS encoding type I restriction endonuclease subunit R; this translates as MSDVGQPERRTQNRVVALFRDQLGYEYLGNWGHREHNTNVETDLLTQNLTARGYDDNLINRALDQLGKAASVGAGHDLYEANRDVYRLLRYGVKVKPGVGEQAETVWLIDWKNPDANHFVVVEEVTVAGHHTKRPDVVLYVNGLALATLELKRSKVAVSEGIRQTIGNQKPEFIRSFFSTVQFVFAGNDVEGLRYGVIDTQEKYWLEWKEPSDVGDPLDRALLQMCNKYSLLELIHNFIVFDAGIKKGPRHNQYFGVKAAQGRISKREGGIIWHTQGSGKSLTMVWLAKWIRENEPDARVLLITDRTELDDQIEKVFNGVNEQIYRTTSGADLISTLNASEEWLICSLVHKFRAADNDNEDDAATAEFIKELQATVPQDFKAKGNIFVFVDEAHRTQSGKMHTAMNALLPEAMFIGFTGTPLLKADKATSIETFGTFIHTYKFDEAVTDGVVLDLQYEARNIDQDLMSPHQVDKWFEVKTKGMTDLSKAELKKRWGTMQKVVSSEPRAKQIVNDILLDMETKPRLMDGHGNAMLVGSSIYQACKFYELFCNAGFKGKCAIVTSYTPNASDIAKEDSGEGKTEKIRQYDIYRKMLADYFDEPEDTAMGKVEEFEKAVKRQFIENPGQMRLLIVVDKLLTGFDAPSATYLYIDKKMRDHGLFQAICRVNRLDGDDKDYGYIVDYQDLFNSLEDAITDYTSGALDGYEKKDIEGLLSDRIEKARDDLDEALERIRALVEPVAQPKSTLLYQQYFCALEQGNAIQLKANEPKRVELYKAVAAVTRAYANLANDMTTAGYSAAEAEAIKSEIAHYVNVRAEVKLGAGEDVDFKQYEAGMRFLLDTYIHAGASEVVSNFEDSGLIDLIVKLGAGAIDKLPTGIKKDPEAVAETITNNMRKVIIDEHAMNPKYYDKMSELLDAIIEQRRQQAIDYREFLAKLLDAAKKLGSKESDTKYPDWADNGARRALIDFGWPDPTMPIRVDTAILTSKPHDWVGNTMKEKVVKRAISRTLPDDFDRLDELFELVKARNEYR
- a CDS encoding M48 family metallopeptidase, which codes for MNTASAYLTVRGIDIDVVYKDIKNLHIGVYPPTGRVRVAAPRRLDDDQVRLAVIQRLPWIKRQRAQLRSTDRQSEREMVTGESHYVWGVRRRLTVVERPGRALVEIDGDRLILYVPSDRNAEQRRTVLDTWYRMQLRAAIPALISTWESKLATQVPDWIIRRMRTKWGTCNRETRRLTFNVELAKKHPDCLEYIVVHEMMHYFERNHGNQFTKLMDEAMPDWRTRRDRLNDAPLADEKWG
- a CDS encoding restriction endonuclease subunit S; this translates as MLDAAKNVGVPKPYLGNRAVQWGRIDVSVGGIVPMTRSDLQRYRLRDGDLLVCEGGDVGRGAIWRNELPECYYQKALHRLRAKRGYDARLMLAFLEYWSSIGAFSDFVTQTSIAHLPREKFVLMPLPLPLETEQRRIGDALQEADDLIAALERLIAKKQAIKQGMMQQLLTGRTRLPGFNGPLRSGVLGDIADVIMGQSPAGASYNRDGAGVPLINGPTEFTDRHPTVKQWTTDPVRFCEPEDILICVRGSSTGRMNTADRPYCIGRGIAAVRAKGRNDQNYIRYALDAVVTELLKLQSGSTFPSIDSRVIRGGRVRVPEPAEQHSIGEALWDVDEQLAALHVRLDKMRDIKAGMMQQLLTGRTRLLVEATS
- a CDS encoding GIY-YIG nuclease family protein; the encoded protein is MSAGKSVRLFLADGTPGGLLTAEIMNWTGHVVAAPRSDLAALLQRPEATRTGIYILLGDDPDSLGGQKAYIGEGDDVSKRLYQHARSEDQNGKDFWDRAIMLTSKDTNLTKAHARYLESRLITLALQASRAKLTNGTTPPPITLPEADVSDMEYFIEQAKIVLPVLGVNILRSPRTAPAVSTTDPANGRTNSPLFTMALPKVGVTATAQVIDGEFTVFERSEARASWTGVATHNYRRLREKLEQDGTLEPAPDGANMRFTRNHVFASPSAAAAVVAGRASNGRTKWIIQGTSTRYGQWETEGVDEAMSRGAGS